In Dryobates pubescens isolate bDryPub1 chromosome 26, bDryPub1.pri, whole genome shotgun sequence, a single window of DNA contains:
- the VAPB gene encoding vesicle-associated membrane protein-associated protein B/C: MAKAEQVLSLEPQHELKFKGPFTDVVTTNLKLGNPTDRNVCFKVKTTAPRRYCVRPNSGIIDAGTSINVSVMLQPFDYDPNEKSKHKFMVQSMFAPADTSDMEAVWKEAKPEELMDSKLRCVFELPAENDKPHDIEINKIVSTTATKTDSVMSKSLSSSLDDAEVKKVMEDYKRLQVEVQRLREENKQFKEEDGLRMRKAPQTNNPISASAAAVKDEGLSSRLLALVVLFFVFGVIIGKIAL, encoded by the exons GTCCTTTCACAGATGTTGTCACTACAAACCTGAAACTTGGCAATCCTACAGACAGAAATGTGTGCTTCAAAGTTAAGACCACAGCACCACGTAGATATTGTGTAAGGCCTAACAGTGGAATTATCGATGCAGGAACATCAATTAATGTTTCTG TGATGCTACAGCCTTTTGACTATGACCCTAATGAGAAAAGTAAACACAAGTTTATGGTTCAGTCTATGTTTGCTCCGGCTGATACTTCAGATATGGAAGCAGTA TGGAAAGAAGCCAAACCAGAAGAACTCATGGATTCGAAACTTAGGTGTGTGTTTGAGCTACCAGCGGAAAATGATAAGCCT CATGacatagaaataaataaaattgtaTCCACAACTGCAACAAAGACAGATTCTGTAATGTCTAAATCATTAAGTTCTTCTTTGGATGATGCTGAAGTTAAGAAAGTAATGGAAGACTATAAGAGGCTTCAAGTAGAAGTTCAGAGGTTACGGGAGGAGAATAAACAGTTTAAG GAAGAAGATGGACTGCGGATGAGGAAGGCACCCCAGACAAACAACCCAAtatctgcttctgcagctgctgtcaagGATGAAGGGCTCAGCTCCAGACTACTtgctttggtggttttgttctttgtcTTTGGTGTAATTATAGGAAAAATAGCCTTGTAG